TATCGATGAAGGACCGGGAATAGATACATCAATTGATCTCTTTGCACCATTCAAACGTAAAGGAAAACAGGGTGGTGTAGGATTAGGACTCTTTCTGGCTAAAAGTGCTGCAGATGCAATGGGAGCAACTATCACCATCGCCAATAGGAAAGATAAAAAGGGCGCTATCGCAACTCTCTTTATCCCCAAACAGCTGGCATGTCCACTCTGTTAGTTTAAAGTTATTTTAAGCATATCTTCTGTATAAATCTCTCTAAATTACTGAAAGAGGGGGACGAATGTCTTTGATGATAACTGAAGAGTGCATCGCATGTGATGCATGTAGAGAAGAGTGTCCAACAGGTGCTATTGAAGAGGGAGATCCAATTTATATCATTGATCCAGATAGATGTACAGAGTGTGTTGGATTTTATGATGAGCCTGCATGTATTGCGGTATGCCCAGTAGATTGCATAGTACCTGATCCAGATAATGTAGAGACAATTGCTGAACTCAAATATAAATACGATCAGATAGTTAACGAAGAGGATTGATGGCAAAACGTACCGCCATCATCGATATTGGCTCCAACTCCGCTCGCATGATTCTCATCGAGCGTACAAGCCGTTTTGGCT
The Nitratiruptor tergarcus DSM 16512 genome window above contains:
- a CDS encoding YfhL family 4Fe-4S dicluster ferredoxin → MSLMITEECIACDACREECPTGAIEEGDPIYIIDPDRCTECVGFYDEPACIAVCPVDCIVPDPDNVETIAELKYKYDQIVNEED